One stretch of Streptomyces sp. A2-16 DNA includes these proteins:
- the serA gene encoding phosphoglycerate dehydrogenase, translating into MSSKPVVLIAEELSPATVDALGPDFEIRHCNGADRAELLPAIADVDAILIRSATKVDAEAIAAAHKLKVVARAGVGLDNVDVSAATKAGVMVVNAPTSNIVTAAELACGLLVATARHIPQANAALKNGEWKRSKYTGVELAEKTLGVVGLGRIGALVAQRMSGFGMKVVAYDPYIQPARAAQMGVKVLSLDELLEVSDFITVHLPKTPETVGLIGDEALRKVKPSVRIVNAARGGIVDEEALYSALKEGRVAGAGLDVYAKEPCTDSPLFEFDQVVATPHLGASTDEAQEKAGIAVARSVRLALAGELVPDAVNVQGGVIAEDVKPGLPLAERLGRIFTALAGEVAVRLDVEVYGEITQHDVKVLELSALKGVFEDVVAETVSYVNAPLFAQERGVEVRLTTSSESADHRNVVTVRGTLGSGEEVSVSGTLAGPKHLQKIVAVGEYDVDLALADHMVVLKYEDRPGVVGTVGRIFGEAGINIAGMQVSRAIAGGEALAVLTVDDTVPAGVLTEVAEEIGATSARAVNLV; encoded by the coding sequence GTGAGCTCGAAACCTGTCGTACTCATCGCTGAAGAGCTGTCGCCCGCGACCGTGGACGCGCTTGGCCCGGACTTCGAGATCCGGCACTGCAACGGAGCGGACCGAGCCGAACTGCTCCCGGCCATCGCCGATGTCGACGCGATCCTGATCCGCTCCGCCACCAAGGTGGACGCCGAGGCCATCGCCGCCGCGCACAAGCTGAAGGTCGTCGCCCGAGCCGGCGTCGGCCTGGACAACGTCGACGTCTCCGCCGCCACCAAGGCCGGCGTGATGGTCGTCAACGCGCCGACCTCCAACATCGTGACCGCCGCCGAGCTCGCCTGCGGTCTCCTCGTCGCCACGGCCCGCCACATCCCGCAGGCCAACGCCGCGCTGAAGAACGGCGAGTGGAAGCGCAGCAAGTACACGGGCGTGGAGCTCGCCGAGAAGACCCTCGGTGTCGTGGGTCTGGGCCGGATCGGTGCGCTGGTCGCTCAGCGCATGTCCGGCTTCGGGATGAAGGTCGTCGCCTACGACCCCTACATCCAGCCCGCCCGCGCCGCCCAGATGGGCGTCAAGGTGCTGTCCCTGGACGAGCTGCTCGAGGTCTCCGACTTCATCACCGTCCACCTGCCCAAGACCCCCGAGACCGTCGGCCTCATCGGCGACGAGGCGCTGCGCAAGGTCAAGCCGAGCGTACGGATCGTCAACGCCGCGCGCGGCGGGATCGTCGACGAGGAGGCGCTGTACTCCGCCCTGAAGGAGGGCCGGGTCGCCGGTGCCGGTCTCGACGTGTACGCGAAGGAGCCCTGCACCGACTCCCCGCTCTTCGAGTTCGACCAGGTCGTCGCCACCCCGCACCTCGGCGCCTCCACCGACGAGGCCCAGGAGAAGGCCGGTATCGCCGTCGCCCGCTCGGTGCGCCTCGCGCTCGCCGGTGAGCTGGTGCCGGACGCGGTGAACGTCCAGGGCGGCGTGATCGCCGAGGACGTCAAGCCGGGCCTGCCGCTCGCCGAGCGCCTCGGCCGGATCTTCACCGCGCTCGCCGGTGAGGTCGCGGTCCGCCTCGACGTCGAGGTGTACGGCGAGATCACCCAGCACGACGTGAAGGTGCTGGAGCTCAGCGCCCTCAAGGGTGTCTTCGAGGACGTCGTCGCCGAGACCGTGTCGTACGTCAACGCCCCGCTGTTCGCGCAGGAGCGCGGTGTCGAGGTGCGGCTGACGACCAGCTCGGAGTCGGCCGACCACCGCAACGTCGTCACCGTGCGCGGCACGCTCGGCAGCGGCGAGGAGGTCTCGGTCTCCGGCACGCTGGCCGGTCCCAAGCACCTCCAGAAGATCGTCGCGGTCGGCGAGTACGACGTGGACCTGGCGCTCGCCGACCACATGGTCGTCCTCAAGTACGAGGACCGCCCCGGTGTCGTCGGTACGGTCGGGCGGATCTTCGGAGAGGCGGGCATCAACATCGCCGGCATGCAGGTCTCGCGTGCGATCGCCGGTGGCGAGGCGCTCGCCGTCCTGACGGTCGACGACACCGTTCCCGCGGGTGTGCTGACCGAGGTCGCCGAGGAGATCGGCGCGACGTCCGCGCGTGCGGTGAACCTGGTCTGA
- a CDS encoding MFS transporter, with product MTNSTSTTTPSGRAGRRWESPLWGRTALGVLMLPLLLVSMDVSVLYFAIPSISADLEPTGTQQLWIFDIYAFVLAGLLMTMGSLGDRVGHRRLLLIGAAAFATASLVAAYANSAEMLIAARAVLGIGGATLMPSTMALLRTMFTDPGQRAKAIGLWSGVMTAGIALGSVMSGVLVEYFWWGSVFLVNLPAMALLLVLGPALLPESRNATPGRFDRLSVPLSMAAVLPVVYGLKEIPSEGWNVRYVVSITVGLLFAALFVHRQRTAASPMIDPALFRGRGFAPSVALNLVSAFGIMGSAYFTTQYLQSVLDKSALEAALWALLPSVPIGAAAPVATALVQKGVNRASVVTAGFAIAAAGFALLAFAGTDSMWLVLASCGVLAVGGVIVMSQIMDLAMGTAPVERAGAASSLMETGSEFGGALGMAVLGSIGTALYRHDMPASAPGVARETLGGALAVADRVPGLATVAREAFTSGMQGAAIAGAVLLAGAAVLAAVTLRRVELHTPEEAAEPEKVPV from the coding sequence ATGACGAACTCGACGAGCACCACCACCCCGTCCGGCCGCGCCGGGCGACGCTGGGAGTCCCCCCTCTGGGGGAGGACCGCACTCGGCGTGCTGATGCTCCCGCTGCTGCTGGTCTCGATGGACGTCTCGGTCCTCTACTTCGCGATCCCGTCCATCAGCGCGGACCTGGAGCCGACCGGCACCCAGCAGCTGTGGATCTTCGACATCTACGCGTTCGTGCTCGCCGGCCTGCTGATGACGATGGGCTCGCTCGGCGACCGCGTCGGCCACCGCAGGCTCCTGCTGATCGGCGCCGCCGCCTTCGCCACCGCCTCACTGGTGGCGGCGTACGCGAACAGCGCCGAGATGCTCATCGCGGCCCGCGCGGTGCTCGGTATCGGCGGCGCGACCCTGATGCCGTCGACGATGGCCCTGCTCCGCACGATGTTCACCGACCCCGGCCAGCGCGCGAAGGCGATCGGTCTGTGGTCCGGCGTGATGACGGCCGGGATCGCGCTCGGCTCGGTGATGAGCGGTGTGCTGGTCGAGTACTTCTGGTGGGGATCGGTCTTCCTGGTCAACCTGCCCGCGATGGCACTGCTGCTGGTCCTCGGCCCGGCCCTGCTCCCCGAGTCCCGGAACGCCACCCCCGGCCGCTTCGACCGGCTGAGCGTCCCCCTGTCGATGGCCGCCGTGCTCCCCGTGGTCTACGGCCTCAAGGAGATCCCCTCGGAGGGCTGGAACGTCCGTTACGTCGTCTCGATCACCGTCGGCCTGCTCTTCGCGGCCCTCTTCGTCCACCGCCAGCGCACCGCGGCCTCGCCGATGATCGACCCCGCTCTGTTCCGCGGCCGCGGCTTCGCGCCGTCCGTCGCCCTGAACCTCGTCTCGGCGTTCGGGATCATGGGGTCGGCCTACTTCACCACGCAGTACCTGCAGTCCGTGCTCGACAAGAGCGCGCTGGAGGCCGCCCTGTGGGCGCTGCTGCCGTCAGTGCCGATCGGGGCCGCGGCGCCGGTCGCGACCGCGCTGGTCCAGAAGGGCGTCAACCGCGCCTCTGTCGTCACCGCGGGCTTCGCGATCGCCGCGGCCGGCTTCGCGCTGCTGGCCTTCGCCGGTACGGACTCGATGTGGCTGGTGCTGGCCTCCTGCGGTGTCCTCGCGGTCGGCGGCGTCATCGTGATGTCCCAGATCATGGACCTCGCGATGGGCACCGCCCCGGTGGAGCGGGCCGGTGCCGCGTCTTCCCTGATGGAGACCGGCTCGGAGTTCGGCGGTGCGCTGGGCATGGCGGTCCTCGGCTCCATCGGTACGGCCCTCTACCGACACGACATGCCGGCCTCGGCACCCGGCGTGGCCCGCGAGACGCTGGGCGGGGCGCTGGCCGTCGCCGATCGGGTACCGGGGCTGGCGACCGTGGCCCGGGAGGCGTTCACCAGCGGGATGCAGGGGGCGGCGATCGCGGGGGCGGTGCTGCTCGCGGGGGCGGCGGTGCTGGCTGCGGTGACACTGCGCCGGGTCGAGCTGCACACGCCCGAGGAGGCAGCGGAGCCGGAGAAGGTGCCCGTGTGA
- a CDS encoding TetR/AcrR family transcriptional regulator: MGHREDLLEGAKRCLLEKGFVRTTARDIVKESGTNLASIGYHYGSKDALLAQAYVSLVEAMGDAFEGDGTALTAEPGSLERFQEVWSNVVATMREPGSIWHLSMEIVVMGDQLPEVRDHLARAQREAGRGFVPMLMGGREEDVSDETADTLGMFYVTLMTGLIAQWTFDPKTAPTGEQLTEGLRQMIAGMTKSRTTSRG, encoded by the coding sequence ATGGGACATCGCGAGGATCTACTCGAAGGCGCCAAGCGCTGCCTGCTGGAGAAGGGGTTCGTGCGTACGACCGCGCGCGACATCGTCAAGGAGTCGGGGACCAACCTCGCCTCGATCGGCTACCACTACGGCTCGAAGGACGCACTCCTGGCGCAGGCGTACGTGTCGCTGGTCGAGGCGATGGGCGACGCCTTCGAGGGGGACGGGACCGCCCTGACCGCCGAGCCCGGCTCCCTCGAACGGTTCCAGGAGGTGTGGTCGAACGTCGTCGCCACCATGCGGGAACCCGGCTCGATCTGGCACCTCAGCATGGAGATCGTGGTCATGGGCGATCAACTGCCCGAGGTGCGCGACCACTTGGCACGGGCCCAGCGGGAGGCCGGACGTGGGTTCGTTCCGATGCTCATGGGCGGGCGCGAGGAGGACGTCTCGGACGAGACCGCCGACACCCTCGGCATGTTCTACGTGACCCTCATGACCGGCCTCATCGCCCAGTGGACCTTCGACCCGAAGACCGCGCCCACCGGCGAACAGCTCACCGAGGGTCTGCGTCAGATGATCGCCGGAATGACGAAGAGCAGGACCACCAGTCGCGGTTGA
- a CDS encoding helix-turn-helix domain-containing protein, translating into MYEGPGVVRENVRVTTDSRGEYQELVDEISELLGVPATLENRDFELIAFGAYDSEGELDPSALDPVRTRSILTRRSTAAVRTWFEGFGITRAAGPVRIPPTPEAGVHRGRICLPVRHRGVVLGYVWLLDSDPGDPGPTDPQLDAAMRVTARIGALLADEAQHGADLSRELRAVLTAERGWQADMAVAALRTALGSRGDGPYAVVCVAPWPSADPEDAPSARTIPHATASCTVPWGVSAQSLAALVRLRATDTLTPANSAATRLLERARGVGAGADGETRATGNKGGAPEGGSGDRPVQGTQGAARDTAVAPVAAGIAAARVGLAELASAWQEASAAARAALAEPRFGPVAEWSRIGPYRLLTSLPPDTAHDPVVRPLLSPAHRELARTAETYLDCAGQAARTAAELGIHRQTLYYRLSRVEQLTGLDLDDGEDRLLLHMALKGMRL; encoded by the coding sequence ATGTATGAAGGGCCCGGTGTCGTGCGGGAGAATGTCCGGGTGACGACGGATTCCAGAGGTGAGTACCAGGAGCTGGTCGACGAGATCTCGGAGCTCCTGGGCGTCCCGGCGACCCTGGAGAACCGTGACTTCGAGCTGATCGCCTTCGGTGCGTACGACAGTGAGGGCGAGCTCGATCCGTCGGCGCTGGACCCCGTCCGCACCCGCTCGATCCTGACCCGGCGCTCCACGGCCGCGGTCCGTACCTGGTTCGAGGGCTTCGGCATCACGCGGGCCGCCGGCCCGGTGCGGATCCCGCCGACCCCTGAGGCGGGGGTCCACCGGGGACGGATCTGTCTGCCCGTACGGCATCGGGGGGTCGTCCTCGGTTACGTCTGGCTCCTGGACTCCGACCCCGGCGACCCCGGCCCGACCGACCCGCAGCTGGACGCGGCCATGCGGGTGACGGCCCGGATCGGCGCCCTGCTCGCGGACGAGGCGCAGCACGGGGCCGACCTGAGCCGGGAGCTGCGGGCGGTGCTGACCGCCGAGCGCGGCTGGCAGGCCGACATGGCGGTGGCCGCCCTGCGCACGGCACTGGGGTCCCGCGGCGACGGCCCGTACGCCGTGGTGTGCGTCGCCCCGTGGCCGTCCGCCGACCCGGAGGACGCCCCGTCGGCCCGTACGATCCCGCACGCGACGGCCTCGTGCACGGTGCCGTGGGGCGTCTCGGCCCAGTCGCTGGCCGCGCTGGTGCGCCTGCGGGCGACGGACACGCTGACCCCGGCGAACTCCGCGGCGACCCGGTTGCTGGAGCGGGCGCGGGGCGTGGGAGCGGGCGCCGACGGCGAGACGCGCGCGACCGGGAACAAGGGCGGCGCACCGGAAGGCGGCAGCGGCGACCGGCCGGTCCAAGGCACGCAGGGCGCGGCGCGGGACACGGCGGTGGCTCCGGTCGCCGCCGGGATCGCTGCCGCGCGGGTGGGCCTCGCCGAGCTGGCCTCCGCCTGGCAGGAGGCGTCGGCCGCGGCCCGGGCCGCCCTCGCGGAACCCCGGTTCGGCCCGGTCGCGGAGTGGTCCCGCATCGGCCCGTACCGCCTGCTGACCTCACTCCCCCCGGACACGGCCCACGACCCGGTCGTACGCCCCCTCCTGTCCCCCGCCCACCGCGAACTGGCCCGCACCGCCGAGACCTACCTCGACTGCGCGGGCCAGGCCGCCCGCACCGCAGCCGAGCTGGGCATCCACCGCCAGACCCTCTACTACCGCCTGTCCCGCGTCGAACAGCTCACCGGCCTGGACCTGGACGACGGGGAGGACCGGCTGTTGCTGCACATGGCGCTGAAGGGGATGCGGCTGTAG
- a CDS encoding proline dehydrogenase family protein: protein MLGPVILAASRSDRMRRLISAAPVTKRVVDRFIPGETVDEIVPIVQELTSRGLELTMDVVGEDITTPEQAEAARDAYLALVERLRTLELGTRAEMSVKLSMFGQALPGGHELALANVRPVVEAAAAIGTTVTLDAEDHTTLDSMFAIHEELRKDFPQTGCVIQAYLFRTEADARRLAAAGSRVRLVKGAYKEPAEVAYQQKHEIDKAYVRVLRVLMEGEGYPMVGSHDPRLISIAQELARQAGRKPDEYEFQMLYGIRGDEHLRLAAEGHRMRVYTAYGTDWYGYFMRRLAEKPANLRFFVRSMISKG, encoded by the coding sequence GTGCTGGGTCCCGTGATTCTTGCCGCGTCGCGCAGCGACCGGATGCGACGCCTGATCTCGGCGGCCCCGGTGACCAAGCGGGTCGTCGACCGCTTCATCCCCGGTGAGACGGTCGACGAGATCGTGCCGATCGTCCAGGAGCTCACCTCGAGGGGGCTGGAGCTGACCATGGACGTGGTCGGCGAGGACATCACCACGCCCGAGCAGGCGGAGGCAGCCCGGGACGCCTACCTCGCACTTGTCGAGCGGCTCAGGACGCTCGAACTGGGTACCAGGGCCGAGATGTCCGTGAAGCTGTCGATGTTCGGCCAGGCGCTTCCGGGCGGGCACGAGCTCGCGCTCGCCAACGTCCGTCCCGTCGTCGAGGCCGCCGCCGCCATCGGTACGACCGTCACGCTCGACGCCGAGGACCACACCACCCTCGACTCGATGTTCGCCATCCACGAGGAACTGCGGAAGGACTTCCCGCAGACCGGCTGTGTGATCCAGGCGTACCTGTTCCGCACCGAGGCCGACGCCCGCCGGCTCGCCGCGGCCGGCAGCCGGGTGCGGCTGGTGAAGGGCGCGTACAAGGAGCCCGCCGAGGTCGCCTACCAGCAGAAGCACGAGATCGACAAGGCGTACGTCCGGGTCCTGCGCGTCCTGATGGAGGGCGAGGGGTATCCGATGGTCGGCTCCCACGACCCGCGCCTGATCTCCATCGCCCAGGAACTCGCCCGGCAGGCGGGCCGCAAGCCCGACGAGTACGAGTTCCAGATGCTCTACGGCATCCGCGGCGACGAACACCTGCGCCTGGCCGCCGAGGGCCACCGCATGCGCGTCTACACGGCCTACGGCACCGACTGGTACGGCTACTTCATGAGGCGGCTCGCGGAGAAGCCGGCGAACCTGCGTTTCTTCGTCCGCAGCATGATCAGCAAAGGCTGA